The genomic DNA GGGGTAGAGATCCCTTGGCATATAAGTAGGTTTCATCCGGATTATAAATATTTGAAATCTGAGTCTACACCTATTGAAACTTTGAAAATGGCAAAAGAGATAGCTAGGAGCAGGGGGTTAAGGTATGTCTATCTTGGCAACGTATTTGAGGGCAATGATAGTCTCTGCTATAATTGCGCTAAGCTGCTTATAAAAAGATCTGGCCTTAATCTTAGCGCTAATAATTTAGATAGCGGCAGCTGTCCTTACTGCGGGGTTTCAATAGACGGCCTGTTCTAATTTTCATATTTGACAATAGTATAAGTCTATGGTATAAATCTTATGTAAACGATTACAGCAAACGTTTACATGGGAGATAAGATATGAAAAGAATAACTATAAAAGAGGTAGCAGAGAGAGCCGGAGTATCAATTGCTACAGTCTCAAGGGCTTTAAACTCTAGAACAGAGAAATCTGTTAAGCAGGATACTCTAGAGAAGATAAAGGATATTATTAGAGAATTAAAATATTTTCCCAATAGATCGGCGAGCTCCCTAAGGCATGGTTTTTCACGAACAATAGGTTTGCCTATGAATTTTAAGACAGATACTACCTCAGGCTATGTTGGCGAGATAATGAAAGGTGTATTAAGAGGTTTAGACGAGATAGGGTACGACTTAAAGCTTATATCTCAAGAAGAGTTTGTTTCACTTCAAACGCTGCTTGATAGTGCCGGTGTAGATGGATTAATTATTACCCATGCTTACCATATAGCATACCCTCATCTAGAGGAAGAGTTGAAAAATAAAAAGTCTTTTCCTCTTGTTGTTATGAATGATTATAATCCTGACTTAGATATCAATCAGGTTTATATAGATACTTATCAGGCAACATGCGATATGACGGAGTATGTTATTAAAAAAAACAATTCTGATCTCTATCTTTTAGGCGGAGAGGTATATTCTCAAGATGCTCAAAGAAGAGAGAAAGCTTTTTTAGATACGCTGGCTAAGCATAATATTGATTTTGGCGAAAGTAGAATTTTAAATGGTCATTTTAATGAAACTGGCGGATACGAGATGACCAAACAAATATTTATTAAAAATCCTGATTTTAAAGGATTGATATATTCTCTTAACGATGCTATGGCGATAGGTGCTTTGCGTGCATTAGGTGAACTCTGCCTCAATTGTCCTAGAGATGTTAAAGTTGTTGGCTTTGATGATATAGCTATTTCAGAGCATATGAATCCGCCGTTGACAACTATCCATGTTCCTTTATCTGAGATGGGTTATGAGGCAATTAAAATAATATATGGTATTTTCACTGGAGAGATTATAGGTGCTCAAAAGCCCCAGTTTGATTATAGATTGATTCAAAGAGAATCTTGTTAATTTAAAAAAGGGGTGCTATTTGTTTAGAATGAAAAGTCAAATGGTAGCTTAAATTTTAAGCTGCCATTCAGCATTAACAATATCACGATTTAAAACGCTAGATGCTTTATTTATCTTTTCTCTTAGATTTTCAGATATTATTCTTTGATTCATATCTCTCAATACTTGATTTGTCATGCGAAAGTTTCTTACAATTGCACCTTCATCTAAAGATGTCAGGTTAATTATTTTATTGAATTCACTGCCTCTGAGCCAAGCTTGCAATGTTTGCGCGAGTTGAAAATGAGGTTTTAATATTCGTGGATAGATTCTGTGTGTTTTTTCTATTTTTTGTATCTTAGCTACGGTATTAGTGATTTTTAATCTCAGTTTTCTCAATCCTTTGTCTAGCTTTATCTCTGTATCTTTAGCTCTTGATTCTGTAATTATCGCGCATATTACTATTGTTAATTCTATCCAGGATATATTTTCAAAAAATCCTGCTTCATATAGCTCGCCCACTATGAGCTCATAACCAAATACATTAGACGAGAATTTGCCTTTTAATGTTAGTTCTTGATTTTTTATATAACCTAAGTTTTTCAATAGCTTTAACTTAGAACTAAGCATCTTTGCTTCTCTTGACTTCCTATGTCTATTTTGAAAATAGTGGAAACTTTTAGGGTAGATGGTTATTATCTCATCTTGGATATCATTATATAGGTTTAAGATTGTTGCATAGGATGCGTTAAATTGACTCTTTATAAGTTCGGGTCTATTTCTGGCAATGATCTCCATCTTCTCAATATCGTCTTTAAACGGTTTAAGTTTTACAAAGACGTAGCCTTCTTCATCTATTCCGCGTCTGCCTGCGCGCCCTGCCATTTGATAAAAATCTCTGGTACTTAGATAATGCGCTCTTCTTTTGTAATGTTTTGCTATTTCATCGAAACAGACAGTACGTGATGGCATATTGATGCCTAATGCAAATGTCTCCGTTGTAAATATTACCTTAATCATTTTTTTGGTAAATATTCTTTCAATAATCTCCTTTAGAGGCGGCAATAATCCTGCATGATGGTAGGCGATGCCCCTCTCCAGCAGGTGCAGCATGTCATGGGTAGATGTATGCTGTTCTATTTTGAATTTTTTTACCAGCTCTTTATAGAGGTTCTTAATATCTCTCTTTTCTTCTTCGGTTAAAAAATTGAACTGGGAGAGATCTTTTGCATAATTTTCACATTTTTTTCTTGAGAAACAGAAATATATACAAGGCAAGAAACCATTGGTTTTTAGATGTTTAATTAAAGAGTCTATTCTATTATTTAAGAAGAATTTACCTCTCTCTCTGGAGCTATATTTTTTTAAATCTTTAAGATTTGAGAAAATCTGATTATCTGCCTGAAAATAGAAATGCAAAGGCACTGGTCTGACGGCCTCTTCTATCTCTATTATGTTTTGATTATGAACTTTTTTGATCCAATTTTTAAACTCACCCACGTTAGGCAGTGTTGCAGATAGCGCTAATATTCTCATTTCTGGAGGCAGGAATATAATAGATTCTTCCCAGACGGTGCCTCTCTCTGGGTCATCAAGATAATGTACTTCATCAAATATCACCCATTTTTTATCTTTTAGTTTTTCTGGTTCCTGGAGGAGGTAGTTTCTAAATATCTCTGTTGTCATGATTAAAATAGGGGCTCTGGGATTTATTCTGACATCACCTGTTATTATTCCGACTTTTTGAGGAAAGTTTTTAGAGAAATCTCTGAACTTCTGATTGCTCAAAGCTTTTATTGGTGCTGTGTATATAAGCCCCTTATTCTCCTTGAGGCATTTCTCGATTGCATATTCAGCAATGAGAGTCTTGCCAGCGCCTGTTGGTGCTGCCACAATAACGGAATTATTTTTATCAATATGCTCAATGGCATCTTTTTGGAAGTTATCAAGTATGATATTTTCTGTTAGCATTAGTATATATAATATATAATAAATTGAATTCTTTCAAGGTAAAGTAGTCTAATTGACAAAATAGACTATTTATATTAACATTAAAGCGCTGATTTAAATTAAGGAGGATTAAAATGTTGGACTACCTGTTAACAGAAGAACAGCAGATGTTAAAAGAGTTGGCTCATAAGATCGCAGAGGAGAAGATACGCCCTGTTGCAAAAGAGTACGATGAATCGGGCGAGTTCCCCTGGGATATTATGAAGATCCTTGCTCAGAGTGACCTGTTTGGGGTCTACATAGATGAAAAATATGGCGGTTTTGGAGGAGGCGTATTTGAGTTATCCCTCGTTGCTGAAGAGCTCTCTCGTGCCTGCGGTGGTATCGCTGTAAGCTATGCAGCTTCAGCACTAGGAACTTATCCTATTATTCTTTTTGGCAACGATGAGCAGAAAGACAAGTATTTACCTGATATTGCAAGCGGTAAGAAGATAGCTGCTTTTGCAATAACAGAGCCGAATGCAGGATCTGATGCTTCTGCTATGGAGAGCAAGGCTCAAAAAGATGGCGATTCTTATATATTGAATGGAAGAAAGCAATGGATTACAAATGGCGGTGAAGCAGAGACTTATGTAGTTATTGCAATGACAAATAAAGCTAAAGGGGCCAGAGGTGCAACAGCTTTTATACTTGAAAAAGGTATGGAAGGCTTTGATTTTGGCAAAAAAGAGGACAAACTTGGTATCCGTGCATCAGCGACAAGAGAGCTTATTTTTAATAATTGCCGTGTTCCTAAAGAGAATGTTTTGGGTAAAGAAGGCCTAGGCTTTGTAGTTGCTATGAAGACTTTTGACTGTTCTCGCCCTGGAGTTGCAGCGCAGGCTCTGGGTATTGCTCAGGGAGCGCTTGAGCTGGCTACTGAGTATGCTCATCAGAGACACCAGTTTAATAAGCCGATAACAAGTTTTCAGGGAATACAGTTTATGCTTGCCGATATGGCAATGCAGATTGAAGCAGCAAGGGCTTTAATCTATGCTACTTGCAGAATGGTGGACAGCGGTAATATGTCTGTGGCTAAAGAGTCGGCTATAACCAAGGTGTTTGCATCCGATGTTGCTATGAAGGTTACGACTGATTGCCTTCAGATATTCGGCGGGTATGGTTATATGAAAGAGTATCCTATAGAAAAATATATGAGAGATGCAAAGATCACTCAAATATATGAAGGTACAAATCAGATATTAAGGGGTGTAATTGCATCTCATCTTATCAAGGAGCAGACTAAGAAAAAGTGAAAGTCATAGTCTGCATAAAACAGGTACCTGACACAACGAATGTCAAGATAGATCCAGAGACCAATACTTTAATTCGTGAAGGCGTTGAATCTATCATTAATCCTTTTGATACTTATGCTATTGAAGAAGGCTTGCGTATTAAGGAGAGGCTGGATGGGGTAGAGGTGATCGCTTTAACTATGGGCCCTCCTCAAGCAGAAGAGGCATTAAGAGAAGCGATATCTTTAGGTGTAGATAGAGCGGTGCTCTTATCAGATAGAAAGTTTGCAGGCTCAGATACCTGGGCTACAAGTTATGCCTTATCAAAAGCTATAGAGAAGATAGGAGATTATGGTTTAATTATATGTGGTAAGCAGGCAATAGATGGTGATACTGCCCAAGTTGGGCCTGGGATATCATCCTGGCTCGATCTTCCCCAGGCAGCATATGTTAGGCATATAGAAAAGCTGTCTAGAGATAAGGCGACTGTTGAGCGGATGACAGAAGAGGGCTATGATGTTATAGAGATACCGTTTCCTGCTGTATTTACTGTAGTAAAAGAGATCAATGAGCCTCGGTTCCCTTCACTTAAAGGCAAGATGCGTGCAAAGAGAGCCGAGATAGAAGTATGGTCGGCAGCTGATGTAGGCTTAGATGAATCTTGCGTTGGATTAAACAATTCTCCTACAAGAGTAGTGAAGATATTTACACCTCCAGTTAGAGAGAAAGGCATGATCTTAGAGGGAGATATATCAGAAAACGTTGATAAGTTAACAGATTTAATAAGGGATGTTTTGATAGGATGATTACAGTATTAATAGAAAAATGTAGCGGTTGCGGGGTATGCATCAAGTCTTGCCCTTTTTCGGCTATTAAGATTAAAGATAAAGAGCTGATAATAGATTTAGAGAAGTGTAATTTTTGCGGAGCTTGCGTTGAGATCTGTCCTCTTTCGGCTATTGAGATAAAAAGAGAGGAGATAAAACGTGATCTGTCGGCCTATAAGAATGTCTGGGTCTTTGCGGAACAAAAAAAAGGAATAGTTCAGCCGGTCGTATATGAGCTGCTTGGAAAAGGCAGGGAATTGGCAGATAGTTTAGGAGTTCAACTCTGGGCGGTGTTGCTTGGAAATAATATAAAGGATGTATGTAGAGATTTAATAGCCAGCGGAGCAGACAAAGTTTTGGCAGCAGAAGATGAGCTCTTAGAGAACTACCTGGATGAGCCTTATACTCAAGTACTTGTTGATTTAATTGAAAAACATAAGCCGGAGATAGTCTTAACCGGCGCTACAACTATTGGGCGTGCACTCATATCTCGCGTTGCAGTTAAGATAGGCGCAGGCCTTACTGCAGATTGCACAGGATTAGAGATAGACCTTAAAGATAAAATTTTACTCCAGACACGCCCTGCTTTTGGCGGTAATATTATGGCAACTATAATTACACCTAACCATAGGCCTCAAATGTCGACTGTGCGGCATAAGGTAATGAAAGAAGCTCAGATTGATAACACTAGAAGCGGAGAGGTTGAACTGATAAATTATAATGGTAAATTAAGTTCCAGAACAAAATTGATTGATGTTATAGATGAAGTAGGCAAAAGTGTAAATCTAACAGAGGCTGATGTTGTAGTGTCAGGCGGATATGGTTTAGGTAAGCCTGAAAATTTTAAGATTATCGAAGGGTTAGCCGAGGTCTTAGATGCTGCTGTTGGAGCATCACGTTCGGCTGTAGATAATGGTTGGATTCCTTATGCTCATCAGGTAGGTCAGACCGGACGTACTGTCTGCCCTAAGCTATATATTGCCTGCGGGATATCAGGTCAGATTCAACATTTAGTAGGTATGCAATCCTCAGATGTTATTGTTGCTATAAACAGAGATTCTGAAGCTCCAATATTTAAGGTTGCAACCTATGGAATAGTAGGAGATCTTTTTGAAGTTATACCTCTTTTAACTAAGAGATTGAATGAAATATTAAAAAAAGCGAGGGTCTAAATTGAAAGTAGATAAAGATTATGAAAATCTTGTAAAAGAGACGTTGTACTTGCTTTCAATAACTCAGGATTTGGATGAGAAAGGTAAATATGAGCATGGGGTAAGAGTAGCCCTTATGTCTGAGAAAATAGCAGAGGAAGTATTGCCTCAAGAGAGAGATTTAATGTTCTTTGCAGGTCTTGTGCATGATATAGGAGGTTTGGGTTCTAGAAACCATATTCTACACCACCCTGATCTGCTTGCACAGATTCAAGATCCGGATATATTTGAACACCCTTATAGAGGCGTGCATTTAATAAGGATGTTTCCAGTTCTCTTCCAAGGTCAGTATAGAATGTCGGATTATATCTTTGAACACCATGAATGGTGGAAAGGGGTGGGATATCCTCGTCAGTATAAAAAGAATGAGATTCTGCTTGGAGGTAGAATTTTAAGAGCAGCTGATGCTTTTGATATCTATTCTCGGCATGGACAGAACAAAAGTGAGATCAATCCTCAGTCAGCTATTAATGTCCTAGAGTCCAACGAAGAGCTTGACCCTGATATTTTGAATATCTTAAAAGAGATTATAAAAGATAAAGAGTTTATGGGGTTATATCTTAAGCCTCAGGATATGATTCTAGAATATGTAAGGAGCAAGGATTTAAACATAATCCTTAACCATAGAGATGAAGATGATCTGTTCGCATTCATCGGGTATTTAATAGATTTTAAAATAGATTCTAATGCAATGGGTCACTCAGAAGGGGATACGCATTATTCGGTACAGATTGCAAAAGCGTTAAATTTGCCAGAAGATGAAGTGACTATGATAAGAAGGGGTGGGTATCTGCATGATATAGGTAAATTATCTATTCCGCATATGGTATTAAATAAACCAGCTTGGCTGACAGAGCAGGAGTGGCAGATAGTCAAAAAGCATTCTGCGATAACTGTTGAGCTGCTTGATTCAATCCCCTCATTTAAAAAATATGTTTTTGCAGGATATCACCATGAGCGCTGGGATGGTAAAGGTTATCATCAGGGTTTAAAAGGCGAAGAGATACCGCTAGGAGCCAGAATTATCTCGGTTGCCGATGCTCTAGATGCTATGACATCTAAGAGGACCTATCGTCCTGTCCTTACCTTCAAAGAGGCATTAAAAGAGCTTAAGAGTAATGCCGGGACTCAGTTTGATCCTAAGATTATTGAGGAGACAGTTAGGATTTATAAGTGAAGTTTGATCTTTTAATCCTATCCTTTATTCAAGGAATTGCGGAGTTTCTTCCTATAAGCAGTTCAGGACATCTTCTATTTTTGAGTAATTTATTAAATTTAAATATCGATAAATTTATCTTCACCATATTCCTTCATCTAGCTGCTCTCTTAGCTATACTCTTTTACTTTTATCCCAGAATAAAAATTTTATTAAAAGATAATATATATATATTAAAGGTTCTTGCAGCTTTTTGCACGACTATCATAGTCGCTCTCTATCTTAGAAGATATGTTGTTGCAATATACAACATGGAAGGATTAAATATTTTAGGACCATTTTTTATAATAAGCGGAGTATTGTTATTTTTGCCGAGGTTAAGAAAGAATCAAAGTCAGAGTCTAACTTTTAAATCTGCATTGTTGATAGGATTTGTGCAGGGGGTCTCAGTCTTTCCAGGGATATCGCGCTCTGGTATTACCATTGTATTAGCCCTATTGCTTGGATTAACTAGAGAAGAAGCGTTTAGATTCTCTTTTCTTTTAGCTATTCCGACAATAATTGGAGCAGGCGTTTATGAGCTTTTAAAATCAAGCTGGAATTTCCAAGCATTTAATGTTATTAATATTTCATATGTAGGTTATTTTGTGATAACTTTCATCGTGAGCTTAGCATCTCTTGCTATTCTAGAGAAAACGGTCTTTAGAAAGAAGCTTTCATTTTTTGGCTACTACTGTTGTATAATAGGGCTAATCGTCTTATTTATAGGAGGCTAGAATGATACATGTAGGAATAATAGGGGCATTAGGATATACAGGTAAGGAGCTCATACATTATCTATCCAGACATCCGGTTGTTAGGATATATAAGCTCTGGGATAATGCAGTGGATAAAAAGGGAGCGAGAATAGATTCAATATTCCCTGAGTTTAAGAATATAGTAAATACAAAGGTTGAGCATTTTAATAAGAAGGACTTAGATGTTGTTGATGTTGTTTTTCTTGCTCTCCCTCACACCGTATCTATGAAGATTGCTCCTAGTATTCTAGATAAGGTGAGCCTCTTGATAGATCTCTCTGCGGACTACAGGTTTAAGAGCCATAAGTCTTATCAGAAGTGGTATAAGGCAGATCACTTGGATAAGAAGAATTTAAAAAAGGCTGTCTATGGTCTTCCTGAAATTAATAGAAGCGAGATTAAAGGAGCTAAGCTTATTGCCAACCCTGGCTGTTATCCAACAAGCATGATATTGGGTCTATATCCTCTTGCAAAGGAAGGACTGCTTGATAATGCTCAAGTTATAGTAGACTCTAAGACAGGCACTTCTGGCGCAGGAAGAAAGGCAGCTACAGGATTAATATTTTCTGAACTCAATGGTAATCTGCGGCCTTATAAGATAAATAAACATCAGCATATGCCCGAGGTTACAGCGTTTTTTAAAGATGAGTTAAATAAGAGCGTAGATTTAAGCTTTGTTCCTCAGCTGATACCAATTAATAGGGGCATAATCAGCATGATCTATACTGTATTTAAGAATAAAAAGAAAAAAGATCTCTATGGGTTGTATAAAAAATATTATTCCAAAGAGCCTTTTATCAGAATCTCCAAGAAGGGTGAAGTTACTGAGTTAAAGGACGTTGCCTTTACCAACTTCTGCGACCTGAGTTATTTAGATTTTATAAATGACAATACATTTTTGATAATTTCCTGCATAGATAATCTGGGGAAAGGAGCTGCCTCTCAAGCTGTACAGAATATGAATATTGCTCTTGGTTTTGATGAAAAAGAAGGGTTAATATGATTACACCCAAAGGTTTTGTTTTTAACGGAATAAACTCTCGCGTTAAGAAGCAAGCTAAAGACCTGGGTATTATAATAACTGAAGAAAAAGCAGATGCGGTTGGATTTTTTACCAAAAATGAATATAAGTCTGAGTCTCTCTTGGTCTGTCAGAGAAATATAGAAGATGGTTTAGCTCAGGCTATTGTTGTAAATAGCGGTTGTGCTAATTGCGGATTGGGCAAGAAGGGAGAGGCTGCAGCATTAAAAATATGTTCTGAAGTTGCTAAGGAACTAAAAACTAAAAAGTCCGACGTGTTGATTGCTTCTACAGGATCAATAGGTATACCTCTTGAAGAGCAGAAGATAGTCTCTAGTATTCCTAGGTTGATTAAAGGGGCTCTAAGCACTAAGGCAGAAGATTTTGCTAGAGCAATCATGACAACAGATAAATACCCTAAGGTCTCTGCTCTTAAATTGAAGAGCGGTGTTACTATATTAGGCATAGCTAAGGGTGCCGGGATGATAGAGCCTAATATGGCTACAACCCTATCGTTTCTTTTGACAGATGCAAAGATAAGAAGGAGTTCTCTGGCTAAGATTGTAAAATCAGCCCTCGATTTGACTTTTAACAGGATATCTATAGATGCTGATCAGAGCACAAACGATACTTTTCTTGCTTTGGCCAACGGTGCTAGCTCTGTCGATGTTGAGGTTTCTAGAGATAAGAGAGATGAATTTATAAAAGGTGTTTTTAAGGTGCTGCATGATTTAGCGTATGAAATAGTCGAGAACGGTGAAGGGGCGACTAAGATAGTAAAGATAGAAGTAAAATCTGCAAAGAGTAGAATAGTAGCTGAAAAAATATGCAGGAAGCTTGCATCTTCCATGCTCTTTAAAAGCTCGCTATATGGAAATAGCGCTAACTGGGGCAGAATTCTATCCTCAGTCGGCTCTCTAAGTTTGGGTGTTGGCAAGAGTTATGATATAAATTATGGTAATATCAAAGTTGTTAAAAATGGTCTGAGTCTATATAATAATAAAAAGAGAGCGGATGATTATTTGAAGAAGTCTAAAGAGGTAAAGATTGTTTTGGATTTCAAAAAAGGCGGAGATGATTTTTTTATGTATACAACTGATCTCTCCCCAGATTATGTTAAGTTAAATAGCTGATGGAAGATTTAATTAAAAAAGCCCATATTCTAGTTGAAGCGTTTCCTTATATTGAAGAGTTTAGAGGAAAAATTATTGTAATTAAATACGGCGGCAGGGCTTTATTGAGTGAAGATGCAAAAAATAATATATTAAAAGATATAGCTTTTATGTCTCTTGTAGGTATAAAGCCGATTATTGTTCATGGTGGCGGCTATAAGATCACAGAGTTGATAGCTCAATCAGGGGGAATATCTAAGTTCATTGAAGGAAAGAGAGTTACGAATAAAAAGACCATGCAGATGGTTTATAAGGTGCTTAAGAATATGAATGAGGATCTAGTTAGTGAGATCAAAAGTTTTAGAGGTAATGCGCAGGGTATTAATCCTAAGATAGATAAAAATGTATCTGTAAGGCAAGAATCAAAAAATTTAGGCTACGTAGGAGTAGTTGATAAGATAAGCTCAGAGAGCATTTTAAAACTCACAGAGAGAGAGATTGTGCCTGTAATTATGCCTGTTGGGCTTGATAAAGATGGTGAGTTATACAATGTAAACGCAGATGATATGGCTGCAGAACTTGCAATAAGTTTAAATGCTGAAAAGTTAGTTCTTCTCACTGATGTAAAGGGTATTTTAAGAGATAAGAGCGATGAGGAGAGTTTGATTCCAAGCTTACATGCCTCAGAAGTAGATGATCTTATAAGAATGGATGTTATATCAAGCGGTATGGTGCCTAAAGTAAAAGCCTGCCTTAGAGCCTTAGATAGAGGCGTCAGAAAGACTCACATTTTAGACGGTCGAGTGCCCCATGTTGTTCTTCTGGAGGTATTTACGGAAGAGGGTGTAGGCACAGAGATTATAGTCTAGTAACCTATCTTTTCTAATTAAATAAATTTAAAAAGTTTGTTTAGCAATTTGACATAGGTTTATTTTATGGTATAAATATCATAGATTATAAGGGGCAGCAATTATAGAAAGATAATTTATGAAGAAACTAATTATATTATTTATTATTCCAATTCTATTCTTGTCGTTTAGTTCTTATTCTAACTCTGAGGATTTGGAGCAATGCCCACTTGTTTTGCCGAGCATTACTTCTGGTGAATATTCAAAAGTTTTTTCGGGTAACGCGTTTAACAAGAGACTAAACGAGATATTGTTAAGTCAACAATTAAATGAAATAAATTCCGAAACGCTTTATAACTCTTATCTAATTCTGGCTATTGAAGGTCTTAATGGTATGGTCGAGCAAAATACAGGCTTGCCATATGATGTAGTAAGAGTAGGAGAAGGAAATGAACTAATACCTGTAGATAAAAAAGTAAGCGGATTGGAAATTGGTTTGCAGATATTGAATTTAGTTATCCAAAGAGATTTAGAAATTATGACAGATGATCAAGTTTTATTAAAAATGGATATTGTTTTAAATTCCATAGATAAAGCAGCGAAAAAAAACGGTTTTCTTTACGATTTTGTGTCTTTACCCAGTCTTAATAAACATAAACTGAGTAACGTTTCAGATGTGTTTAACAGCGGTTATTTGGCAGCAGCTTTAATGATAGCAAATCAAGCGTTTGAAGGAACTGTAGTTAGCGATAGATGTCAGTTGATTTTAGATGAAATGGATTTTAATTTCTTTTATTCCAATAATGGCCAGTTGTACGGCGATTCTAATAAAGGATATAGCGTCGGGCAGTTTGGCAGTGAGGTGCTATTACCTGCAATAGTTGCAACGTCAACAGACAATGTGCCTGATAGTGTCATAGCGCCTAGCGACTCAATATCGATTTATCGAGAGACATATACTACTAATGAGGGGGAAGAAATTAGTGTTATTCCTGCATGGGGTGGACAGATCTGGACTATACTTATGCCGCTTCTTTTCTTGGGACCTGAGGTGGAAAATCCTGATACAGGTGAAAATGTTATTGCTGGATTTATAGAGAATGCCAGACGTTGGGTAGAAATT from Candidatus Kaelpia aquatica includes the following:
- the argC gene encoding N-acetyl-gamma-glutamyl-phosphate reductase, translating into MIHVGIIGALGYTGKELIHYLSRHPVVRIYKLWDNAVDKKGARIDSIFPEFKNIVNTKVEHFNKKDLDVVDVVFLALPHTVSMKIAPSILDKVSLLIDLSADYRFKSHKSYQKWYKADHLDKKNLKKAVYGLPEINRSEIKGAKLIANPGCYPTSMILGLYPLAKEGLLDNAQVIVDSKTGTSGAGRKAATGLIFSELNGNLRPYKINKHQHMPEVTAFFKDELNKSVDLSFVPQLIPINRGIISMIYTVFKNKKKKDLYGLYKKYYSKEPFIRISKKGEVTELKDVAFTNFCDLSYLDFINDNTFLIISCIDNLGKGAASQAVQNMNIALGFDEKEGLI
- the argJ gene encoding bifunctional glutamate N-acetyltransferase/amino-acid acetyltransferase ArgJ, whose protein sequence is MITPKGFVFNGINSRVKKQAKDLGIIITEEKADAVGFFTKNEYKSESLLVCQRNIEDGLAQAIVVNSGCANCGLGKKGEAAALKICSEVAKELKTKKSDVLIASTGSIGIPLEEQKIVSSIPRLIKGALSTKAEDFARAIMTTDKYPKVSALKLKSGVTILGIAKGAGMIEPNMATTLSFLLTDAKIRRSSLAKIVKSALDLTFNRISIDADQSTNDTFLALANGASSVDVEVSRDKRDEFIKGVFKVLHDLAYEIVENGEGATKIVKIEVKSAKSRIVAEKICRKLASSMLFKSSLYGNSANWGRILSSVGSLSLGVGKSYDINYGNIKVVKNGLSLYNNKKRADDYLKKSKEVKIVLDFKKGGDDFFMYTTDLSPDYVKLNS
- the argB gene encoding acetylglutamate kinase — encoded protein: MEDLIKKAHILVEAFPYIEEFRGKIIVIKYGGRALLSEDAKNNILKDIAFMSLVGIKPIIVHGGGYKITELIAQSGGISKFIEGKRVTNKKTMQMVYKVLKNMNEDLVSEIKSFRGNAQGINPKIDKNVSVRQESKNLGYVGVVDKISSESILKLTEREIVPVIMPVGLDKDGELYNVNADDMAAELAISLNAEKLVLLTDVKGILRDKSDEESLIPSLHASEVDDLIRMDVISSGMVPKVKACLRALDRGVRKTHILDGRVPHVVLLEVFTEEGVGTEIIV